A single Polynucleobacter acidiphobus DNA region contains:
- a CDS encoding rubredoxin codes for MRTYLCIVCGFIYDESAGRPEDGIAPGTKWDDVPADWACPDCGAGKDSFEMMAI; via the coding sequence ATGAGAACCTACCTTTGCATTGTTTGCGGCTTTATTTATGATGAATCAGCAGGTCGACCCGAAGACGGTATTGCGCCTGGCACCAAATGGGACGATGTCCCTGCCGATTGGGCTTGCCCCGATTGTGGCGCAGGAAAAGATAGCTTTGAAATGATGGCAATTTAA
- the ilvD gene encoding dihydroxy-acid dehydratase, with protein MNERSRMVTEGVARAPNRSMYYAMGYKEEDFVKPMVGVANGHSTITPCNSGLQKLADAAIDALEKAGAKAQVFGTPTVSDGIGMGTEGMKYSLVSREVIADSIEVCVNGLWQDGVVVIGGCDKNMPGGMIALARTNVPGIYVYGGTIKAGHYKGKELNIVSAFEAVGEFTSGRLTEEDLKGVEQNACPSSGSCGGMYTANTMSSSFEALGMSLPYSSTMSNVDQEKVDSAAESARVLVQAIKNNIRPRDIITKKSLENAVSVIMAVGGSTNAVLHFLAIASAAEIDWTIDDFERIRKRVPVIADMKPSGTYLAPDLHLAGGIPQVMKILLDGGLLHGDCMTITGKTIAETLKDVPSKPRADQKVIRTLDNPLYPQGHLAILKGNISPEGCVAKITGLKNPSITGPARVFNSEDEAMAAIMAQKIKHGDVVVIRYEGPKGGPGMREMLAPTSALVGQGLGETVGLITDGRFSGGTWGMVVGHVAPEAFVGGTIALIEEGDSVTIDAHKLLIQLNVPDEEIAKRRAAWKQPKSRYTRGLLAKYARLASSASKGAVTDRNLD; from the coding sequence ATGAATGAGCGTTCACGCATGGTGACCGAAGGGGTTGCACGCGCACCCAATCGATCCATGTACTACGCGATGGGTTACAAAGAGGAAGATTTTGTGAAACCGATGGTGGGTGTCGCCAATGGCCACTCCACCATTACCCCATGTAATAGCGGCCTCCAAAAGCTAGCCGATGCGGCAATCGATGCTCTGGAGAAAGCGGGTGCTAAGGCTCAAGTATTTGGCACGCCGACTGTCTCGGACGGTATCGGTATGGGCACCGAGGGCATGAAATATTCGCTCGTCTCGCGCGAGGTAATTGCTGACAGTATTGAGGTTTGCGTCAATGGCCTTTGGCAAGACGGTGTAGTGGTGATTGGTGGCTGTGACAAAAATATGCCCGGTGGCATGATTGCCCTGGCGCGCACCAATGTTCCTGGCATCTATGTTTACGGGGGCACCATTAAAGCCGGTCACTACAAAGGTAAAGAGCTCAATATCGTTTCCGCCTTTGAGGCCGTTGGGGAATTCACCTCTGGACGTCTGACGGAAGAGGACCTTAAAGGCGTTGAGCAAAATGCATGTCCAAGTAGCGGCTCCTGTGGCGGCATGTATACCGCCAATACCATGAGCTCCTCATTTGAGGCGCTGGGTATGAGCCTGCCCTACTCTTCAACCATGTCCAACGTTGACCAAGAGAAAGTTGATAGCGCCGCCGAATCAGCCCGCGTGCTGGTTCAAGCAATCAAAAACAATATTCGGCCACGCGACATCATTACCAAAAAATCCCTTGAGAATGCTGTAAGCGTGATCATGGCCGTAGGCGGTTCGACCAATGCTGTCTTGCACTTCTTGGCGATTGCAAGTGCTGCGGAGATTGATTGGACCATCGATGACTTTGAGCGGATTCGTAAACGCGTCCCCGTGATTGCGGATATGAAACCTTCTGGCACCTACCTGGCGCCCGATCTGCATTTGGCGGGTGGCATTCCGCAGGTCATGAAAATTTTGCTAGACGGGGGCCTGCTCCACGGCGATTGCATGACGATTACCGGTAAAACAATTGCCGAGACTCTAAAAGATGTTCCATCTAAACCGAGAGCCGATCAAAAGGTCATTCGGACTTTAGATAATCCGCTTTATCCCCAAGGGCACTTGGCGATCCTCAAGGGCAATATCTCACCCGAGGGCTGTGTCGCCAAAATTACTGGCCTCAAGAATCCATCAATTACCGGTCCGGCGCGGGTATTTAACTCCGAGGATGAGGCGATGGCCGCCATCATGGCCCAGAAAATTAAGCATGGTGATGTGGTCGTGATTCGGTATGAGGGCCCCAAAGGCGGTCCCGGTATGCGAGAAATGTTAGCGCCTACTTCGGCTCTCGTTGGTCAGGGTCTTGGTGAGACTGTTGGACTCATTACCGATGGTCGGTTCTCAGGAGGTACCTGGGGAATGGTGGTCGGTCACGTCGCTCCCGAGGCTTTTGTCGGGGGCACGATCGCCCTGATTGAAGAAGGTGACTCGGTCACAATCGATGCGCACAAGCTTTTAATCCAACTCAATGTCCCAGACGAAGAGATTGCCAAACGGCGAGCCGCATGGAAGCAGCCAAAATCCCGCTATACACGTGGTTTATTGGCTAAATATGCCCGTTTAGCAAGCTCCGCCAGCAAAGGGGCTGTTACCGACCGAAATCTGGATTAA
- a CDS encoding M23 family metallopeptidase: MQLIWISGSTDRVRKINITAQSIAKLVAIACAVMVLLGVGIHFLGLRIAIEVKPDLARAMGGVVTEAQLLAIEDGYRQRLEALQSQLTSVSEKLNELKTLKDRFADIATPAPVKSKLNEKSDGKGGPLKPIHFKFNKPGSLDDELDYTLNTAQLLHDGVIKMGTTWQNQYAWLNQLPIGSPIEDRLGLTSNFGPRTDPFTKTLAFHSGIDFSAPAGTAVLASGNGKVSKVARDGAYGIYIEIEHADGFTSKYAHVRATFVKEGQTVARGQKIAEVGSTGRSTSPHLHYEISRNGNTINPMQALVYSNRVASIK, encoded by the coding sequence ATGCAACTTATTTGGATTTCAGGTTCGACTGATCGCGTTCGTAAGATCAATATCACGGCTCAAAGCATTGCAAAACTAGTTGCAATTGCGTGCGCCGTAATGGTTTTGCTTGGGGTCGGTATTCATTTCCTTGGTTTGAGAATTGCGATTGAAGTAAAGCCTGATTTGGCTCGAGCTATGGGCGGGGTAGTTACCGAGGCACAACTTTTAGCGATTGAAGATGGCTACCGTCAACGCCTTGAGGCTCTGCAGTCTCAACTCACTTCGGTGAGTGAAAAACTCAATGAGCTGAAGACCCTGAAAGATCGCTTTGCCGATATCGCCACTCCCGCGCCCGTCAAATCCAAACTGAATGAAAAATCGGATGGTAAAGGCGGTCCTCTTAAGCCGATTCATTTCAAATTTAATAAGCCAGGCTCATTGGACGACGAGCTTGATTACACCTTAAATACTGCCCAACTCCTGCATGATGGCGTAATTAAGATGGGCACCACTTGGCAAAATCAATATGCATGGCTCAATCAACTGCCAATTGGTAGTCCGATTGAGGATCGTTTGGGTCTAACGAGCAACTTTGGCCCGCGCACCGATCCATTCACAAAGACCCTTGCATTTCATTCGGGGATTGATTTCTCCGCACCAGCGGGTACCGCAGTTTTAGCATCGGGCAATGGCAAAGTGTCAAAAGTGGCTCGTGATGGCGCCTATGGGATCTATATTGAAATTGAACACGCCGATGGTTTTACTTCAAAGTATGCCCATGTGCGGGCCACATTTGTTAAAGAGGGTCAAACTGTCGCACGGGGTCAAAAGATTGCCGAGGTAGGCTCAACGGGTCGCTCCACCAGTCCTCACCTTCATTATGAAATTTCTCGCAATGGGAACACGATTAATCCCATGCAAGCCTTGGTGTACTCCAACCGCGTCGCCAGTATTAAGTAA
- a CDS encoding bactofilin family protein yields the protein MFSKSSSNKSSVTSKESFGTIVDEFTEVHGRLVSSTSLRIDGKVIGNVEASQDNNVSIAIGKSGLVQGDIYAYRIFIAGKVTGNIYCTERVELHDGAEVTGDVTYGQIGVEAGAKLNGMMIHRSKDANPELQDSAQVFQNNWNRITKE from the coding sequence ATGTTTAGCAAAAGCTCATCCAATAAGTCGTCAGTCACTTCAAAAGAATCTTTTGGAACCATCGTTGATGAATTCACCGAGGTTCATGGACGCCTAGTCTCCTCTACCAGTTTGCGCATTGATGGCAAGGTGATTGGTAATGTGGAGGCATCCCAAGATAACAATGTGAGCATTGCGATTGGTAAGTCCGGTTTAGTGCAAGGCGATATCTATGCCTACCGTATTTTTATTGCCGGTAAAGTGACTGGAAATATTTATTGCACCGAACGCGTTGAGTTGCACGACGGTGCCGAGGTTACAGGTGATGTCACGTATGGACAAATTGGAGTTGAGGCTGGTGCAAAACTTAATGGCATGATGATCCATCGTTCAAAAGATGCCAATCCTGAACTACAGGACAGCGCACAGGTCTTTCAAAACAATTGGAACCGGATTACTAAAGAGTAA
- a CDS encoding copper chaperone PCu(A)C, which translates to MNINFLQAVTASALIAFSGYSLAHNDMKSPEYRIGQLKIENPYARATAPGQKAAGGFMKIENKGAADQLIAASSPVAGEMQLHTMAMDGNVMKMREVKAIDVPANGSVELKPGGLHLMFMDIKSPLKAGEAVPVKLKFQKAGEVEIKVPVREMGAGSGHMKH; encoded by the coding sequence ATGAACATTAACTTTTTACAAGCAGTAACAGCAAGCGCTCTGATCGCATTCTCAGGCTATTCTTTGGCACACAACGATATGAAGAGTCCTGAGTATCGAATTGGGCAACTGAAGATTGAGAACCCTTATGCGCGCGCGACGGCCCCTGGGCAAAAAGCTGCAGGCGGATTTATGAAGATTGAAAATAAAGGGGCTGCTGATCAATTAATTGCAGCCAGCTCCCCAGTCGCTGGCGAGATGCAATTGCATACCATGGCAATGGATGGCAACGTCATGAAAATGCGCGAGGTGAAGGCGATTGATGTACCAGCAAACGGGTCCGTCGAGCTCAAACCAGGCGGTTTGCACCTGATGTTTATGGACATCAAAAGTCCGCTTAAGGCTGGTGAAGCTGTACCAGTTAAGCTGAAATTTCAGAAAGCCGGTGAAGTGGAAATCAAGGTGCCGGTACGTGAGATGGGTGCTGGATCCGGGCATATGAAGCATTAA
- a CDS encoding DUF2946 family protein — MRFPHQKLIHWLCAITFLWSVFTPALAQAFEPSVDGSFLTMELCALDGSKQTINLDTEAPVAMSNDCPYCVTQSLAPLSLLTNLEFASPSTPILTANLYLESAKTLFAWVKLPAQGPPSNACI, encoded by the coding sequence ATGCGTTTTCCCCATCAAAAACTGATCCATTGGCTTTGTGCCATCACTTTTTTGTGGAGTGTTTTTACCCCGGCACTAGCGCAGGCCTTTGAACCATCGGTTGATGGAAGTTTCCTCACCATGGAACTCTGCGCGCTTGATGGTTCCAAGCAAACGATTAACTTGGATACCGAAGCACCAGTTGCTATGTCCAATGACTGTCCTTATTGCGTCACGCAGTCTCTGGCACCCCTTAGCCTTCTCACGAATCTAGAATTTGCAAGCCCCTCAACACCCATATTGACAGCCAATTTGTATTTGGAGTCCGCCAAGACTCTCTTTGCGTGGGTCAAACTTCCCGCTCAGGGACCGCCCTCAAACGCTTGCATCTAA
- a CDS encoding tripartite tricarboxylate transporter permease, translated as MEELNALFNGFAVALTPFNIMLMLIGVTLGVIIGVLPGLGGANGIAILLPLTFTMPPTSAIIMLSCIYWGALFGGAITSILFNIPGEPWSVATTFDGYPMAQQGKAGEALTISFTASFVGALFAIIMITFLAPIVAKFALRFGPPEFFAVYLLTFCSFVGMNKGSPFKVLSAMMLGFALAAVGMDSVTGQLRLTFGSTELMRGFDFLIAVIGLFGIGEILQSMEEGLNFSGKTAKIRAKVVFETWARLPRYWATTLRSCLIGCWMGITPGGATPAAFMSYGLAKQMSKNPKEFGKGSEEGLVAPETANNAAGTAALLPMLSLGIPGSPTAAVLLGGLLIWGLQPGPLLFVEQPDFVWGLIASMYLGNIAALFVVLTCVPMFAAILKIPFSIIAPVIIVICSVGAYTVNNAMFDVWLMLGFGVLGYLFKKLDYPMAPMVLALVLGDRAEDSFRQAMLVSQGNLGIFFSNPLVGTITALALILLFWPLLSKLRSKKAAAI; from the coding sequence GTGGAAGAACTTAACGCACTATTTAACGGTTTTGCAGTCGCACTCACGCCATTCAACATTATGTTGATGTTGATCGGCGTGACGCTCGGGGTGATTATTGGCGTTTTGCCTGGCTTGGGTGGCGCTAATGGAATTGCAATTTTGTTGCCATTAACGTTTACGATGCCCCCCACATCAGCCATCATCATGCTCTCCTGTATTTATTGGGGAGCATTATTTGGTGGCGCGATTACTTCCATTCTATTTAATATTCCGGGTGAGCCGTGGTCGGTTGCAACAACCTTTGATGGTTACCCCATGGCGCAGCAGGGTAAAGCGGGTGAGGCGTTGACGATTTCCTTCACTGCATCATTTGTTGGCGCCTTGTTTGCCATCATCATGATTACCTTCTTAGCCCCGATTGTGGCTAAGTTTGCTCTGCGGTTTGGTCCACCAGAGTTCTTTGCGGTCTATCTTTTAACCTTCTGTAGTTTTGTGGGCATGAACAAGGGTTCGCCATTTAAGGTGCTCTCCGCCATGATGCTCGGCTTTGCACTGGCAGCTGTTGGTATGGATAGCGTAACCGGTCAATTGCGTTTGACCTTTGGCTCTACCGAACTAATGCGTGGCTTTGATTTCTTGATCGCGGTGATTGGTCTTTTTGGTATTGGTGAGATCTTGCAGTCGATGGAAGAGGGATTGAACTTCTCCGGCAAGACTGCCAAGATTCGGGCGAAGGTAGTGTTTGAGACCTGGGCGCGCTTACCCCGCTATTGGGCCACAACGCTCCGGAGCTGCTTGATTGGATGCTGGATGGGTATCACTCCCGGTGGCGCAACGCCAGCTGCCTTCATGAGCTACGGCCTAGCGAAGCAAATGTCTAAAAACCCCAAAGAATTTGGTAAGGGTTCCGAAGAGGGCTTGGTTGCTCCAGAAACAGCAAACAATGCAGCTGGTACTGCTGCGCTTTTGCCAATGTTGTCTTTGGGTATCCCCGGCTCACCGACCGCTGCAGTATTGTTGGGCGGTCTCTTAATCTGGGGTTTACAGCCCGGTCCATTGCTATTTGTTGAGCAACCTGACTTTGTTTGGGGCTTAATCGCCAGTATGTATCTTGGCAATATTGCAGCGCTCTTCGTGGTCTTGACCTGCGTGCCCATGTTCGCAGCGATTTTGAAGATCCCGTTCTCGATCATTGCACCGGTAATCATTGTGATCTGCTCGGTTGGTGCATACACCGTTAATAATGCGATGTTCGATGTATGGCTGATGTTGGGCTTCGGTGTCTTGGGTTACTTGTTTAAGAAACTCGACTACCCGATGGCGCCTATGGTTCTGGCCCTGGTCTTGGGTGATCGCGCTGAAGATTCTTTCCGTCAAGCGATGTTGGTATCGCAAGGCAATCTCGGGATCTTCTTCTCGAACCCCTTGGTCGGTACGATCACAGCATTGGCACTAATTCTGCTGTTCTGGCCTCTCCTCTCAAAGTTGAGATCTAAAAAAGCAGCAGCTATATAA
- a CDS encoding tripartite tricarboxylate transporter TctB family protein — MSEQSNQNALLSMRTAEILVSLTFLVFAIVIMQGSIKLGSSWGSDGPQAGYFPFYISLIILISSAATLIQAIRQKELSNESFVDKGPFRQVLAVLVPAFIFVLLMQLIGIYVSAAIYIAFFMIWIGKYAAWKSITLGVAVSVALYMMFEYWFQIPLPSGSLINPLALVGIQ; from the coding sequence ATGTCAGAGCAATCAAATCAAAACGCCTTATTGAGTATGCGCACCGCTGAGATTTTGGTCTCGCTTACTTTCCTTGTTTTTGCAATCGTCATCATGCAAGGCAGTATTAAATTGGGATCGAGCTGGGGTAGCGATGGCCCGCAAGCAGGATATTTCCCTTTTTACATTAGTTTGATTATTTTGATTTCTAGCGCCGCAACCTTGATTCAAGCGATTCGGCAAAAAGAATTGAGTAATGAGTCTTTTGTGGACAAAGGACCATTTCGTCAGGTATTAGCCGTTCTCGTTCCCGCCTTCATTTTTGTCTTATTGATGCAATTGATTGGCATCTATGTTTCGGCCGCCATTTACATTGCTTTTTTCATGATTTGGATTGGTAAGTACGCCGCATGGAAATCAATCACCCTCGGTGTTGCCGTCAGCGTAGCGCTCTACATGATGTTTGAGTACTGGTTCCAGATTCCGTTGCCTAGCGGCTCACTCATTAATCCGCTCGCATTGGTTGGCATTCAATAA
- a CDS encoding Bug family tripartite tricarboxylate transporter substrate binding protein: protein MRLKFKSTLLSVALMAGFAATTTAQAQAKWEPTKPVEFIISAGPGGGADQMARMIQGIITKHNLMKQSIIPVNKGAGAGAEGYLAIKEAKGDPNKIIITLSNLFTTPRATGVPFSWKDMTPVAMLALDQFVLWTNTSKGYKSAKDYIDAAKAAGPGKFKMGGTGSKQEDQIITVALEKATGTKFTYVPFGGGGAVAVQLVGNHVDSTVNNPIEAVAQWRAGTLTAQCVFDTQRMPYKEKITATLSWNDVPTCKEVGVNTDYVMLRGIFMPPGVTQAQVDFYVDLFKKVRETPEWKKFMADGAFNQTFMTGKEYVAWLEKADATHAQLMKEAGFIAK from the coding sequence ATGCGTTTGAAATTCAAGTCCACCCTATTGAGTGTTGCGTTGATGGCAGGTTTTGCTGCTACCACGACCGCTCAGGCACAGGCTAAGTGGGAGCCAACAAAACCCGTTGAATTTATTATTTCTGCCGGCCCTGGTGGTGGCGCTGATCAAATGGCGCGAATGATTCAGGGAATTATCACCAAACATAACCTGATGAAGCAGTCGATCATCCCCGTGAATAAGGGTGCGGGTGCAGGCGCAGAAGGTTATCTGGCGATTAAAGAAGCCAAAGGTGATCCCAACAAGATCATCATTACCCTCTCAAATCTCTTTACTACCCCTCGTGCTACTGGCGTGCCATTTAGTTGGAAAGATATGACCCCGGTTGCAATGTTGGCACTTGATCAGTTCGTGTTGTGGACCAATACCTCAAAAGGTTACAAGTCCGCTAAAGACTATATTGATGCAGCCAAAGCTGCGGGCCCAGGCAAGTTCAAGATGGGCGGTACAGGCTCGAAGCAAGAAGACCAAATCATTACTGTAGCGCTTGAGAAGGCAACCGGTACTAAGTTCACATACGTACCCTTTGGAGGCGGTGGCGCGGTAGCAGTTCAGTTAGTGGGTAATCACGTCGACTCCACTGTAAATAATCCAATTGAAGCGGTTGCTCAGTGGCGTGCTGGCACTTTAACTGCCCAGTGCGTATTTGATACGCAGCGTATGCCCTATAAAGAGAAAATCACAGCCACTCTATCGTGGAATGATGTTCCAACCTGTAAAGAGGTTGGCGTTAACACAGACTATGTCATGTTGCGTGGTATTTTCATGCCGCCTGGTGTGACTCAAGCTCAAGTCGACTTCTATGTTGATTTGTTCAAAAAAGTTCGTGAGACACCCGAGTGGAAGAAGTTCATGGCTGATGGCGCGTTTAACCAAACCTTTATGACCGGCAAAGAATACGTAGCTTGGTTAGAAAAGGCCGATGCTACTCACGCTCAGCTGATGAAAGAAGCAGGATTTATCGCGAAGTAA
- the pepN gene encoding aminopeptidase N, which produces MRTDSAKRFLRSQYKAPDYQFGQVELDVELMPQRTLVHSRIEVIPGEVTQTAKDELPLILDGEDLEFISLRINGQTHRHLELTPGRLVIHGLPHQGKQRFVIEIKTACIPDKNTSLMGLYVSRGNFFTQCEAEGFRKITYFQDRPDVMARYRVTMRALKADYPVLLSNGNLIAKEDLADGWHSAIWEDPFPKPSYLFALVAGKLVCLEDVITSRSGDKKLLQIWVEPRDLHKTHHAMDSLKRSIVWDEKRFGLELDLERFMIVAVSDFNMGAMENKGLNIFNTKFVLADAQTATDTDFANVESVVAHEYFHNWTGNRVTCRDWFQLSLKEGLTVFRDQEFSADQMGTESGRAVKRIDDVRLLRQLQFPEDAGPMAHPIRPDEYQEINNFYTVTVYEKGAEVVRMYQTLLGVDGFRRGMDLYFKRHDGMAVTCDEFIAAMADANGRDLSQFKNWYSQSGTPRVRVKEHFDARKKEYRLSLEQYCPPTPGQKTKKPFHIPLKASLLFEEGASITPKEAQYFGQEVLLELTQPEQTWVVKQIPAKPVLSINRDFSAPIVLEHEQSEAELLALMANETDSFNRWEAVQKLAQQLILADRKPDQRLLEAYRGLLVDPQFDPAFKQLLFTLPAETYLYEQVQSVDPQQLHWARRGFKSAVAKALKSDWAKTYRLLQTSANYSPDAKSMGLRALKNDALMMLVETKDSQWCEVAEEQYELANNMTDRFAALQALVFAHAPQAENALADFYQRFAEDPLVVDKWFALQAARPPQTKGQSALGYVQALMRHPAFQMNNPNRVRSLIHAFCLSNPGGFHAADGVTYAFWAEQVIALDEINPQVAARLARGLDRWRQFAPSYQRPMKAALGTIAAVGRLSPDVREVVSKALASADPSKP; this is translated from the coding sequence ATGCGAACTGATTCTGCCAAGCGCTTCTTGCGCTCTCAATACAAAGCCCCTGATTATCAATTTGGCCAAGTGGAACTCGATGTTGAGTTAATGCCCCAACGTACCCTGGTGCATAGTCGCATTGAGGTAATTCCAGGTGAGGTAACGCAAACCGCTAAAGACGAGCTTCCCCTTATCTTAGATGGGGAGGATCTAGAGTTCATTAGCCTGCGCATCAATGGCCAGACGCATCGCCATTTGGAGCTAACGCCAGGGAGATTGGTGATTCATGGTTTGCCTCATCAAGGCAAGCAGCGTTTTGTGATTGAAATTAAAACAGCATGCATTCCCGATAAAAATACCTCACTGATGGGATTGTATGTTTCACGTGGTAATTTCTTTACGCAATGCGAAGCAGAAGGTTTTCGCAAAATCACGTATTTCCAGGATCGTCCCGATGTGATGGCGCGCTACCGCGTGACCATGCGCGCGCTGAAAGCCGATTACCCAGTCTTGCTCTCGAATGGCAATTTGATTGCCAAAGAGGATTTGGCCGATGGTTGGCACAGCGCTATCTGGGAAGATCCGTTTCCGAAGCCCTCCTATCTATTTGCCTTAGTGGCTGGCAAATTGGTTTGTCTAGAGGATGTCATTACATCTCGAAGTGGTGATAAAAAACTGTTGCAAATTTGGGTTGAGCCTCGTGATCTACATAAAACCCATCACGCGATGGACTCGCTAAAGCGATCGATTGTCTGGGATGAGAAACGTTTTGGGTTAGAGCTTGATCTAGAGCGTTTCATGATTGTGGCGGTGAGTGATTTCAATATGGGGGCGATGGAGAATAAGGGCCTCAATATCTTTAATACCAAGTTTGTACTGGCGGACGCGCAAACGGCGACGGATACCGATTTTGCCAATGTGGAAAGTGTCGTTGCGCACGAGTATTTTCATAATTGGACGGGCAATCGGGTGACCTGTAGGGATTGGTTTCAACTTTCCCTGAAAGAAGGTTTAACAGTCTTTCGGGATCAAGAGTTTTCAGCCGATCAAATGGGCACAGAGTCTGGTAGGGCGGTTAAACGCATCGATGATGTGCGTTTATTGCGCCAGTTGCAGTTCCCCGAGGATGCGGGGCCCATGGCCCATCCGATTCGGCCTGACGAGTATCAAGAAATTAATAATTTTTATACGGTAACGGTCTATGAGAAGGGCGCCGAGGTGGTGCGCATGTACCAAACTTTGCTTGGCGTCGATGGCTTTCGTCGTGGCATGGATTTGTATTTCAAGCGTCACGATGGGATGGCGGTGACCTGCGATGAGTTCATCGCCGCGATGGCAGACGCCAATGGGCGTGATCTCAGCCAGTTTAAAAACTGGTACAGCCAATCGGGTACCCCACGAGTCCGAGTGAAGGAGCACTTTGATGCTCGCAAGAAAGAATATCGCCTAAGCCTAGAGCAATATTGCCCGCCGACACCTGGGCAGAAGACCAAAAAACCATTTCATATTCCATTGAAAGCAAGTTTGTTATTTGAGGAAGGCGCATCGATCACCCCAAAAGAAGCGCAGTATTTTGGTCAAGAGGTATTACTGGAGCTGACCCAGCCAGAGCAAACTTGGGTAGTGAAGCAAATTCCTGCCAAACCAGTCCTTTCGATCAATCGGGATTTCTCTGCACCGATTGTGCTTGAGCATGAGCAAAGTGAAGCGGAGCTGCTCGCTCTCATGGCAAATGAAACGGATTCATTTAATCGGTGGGAGGCTGTGCAAAAGCTGGCTCAGCAATTGATTTTGGCAGACCGAAAGCCAGATCAGCGATTGCTAGAGGCCTACCGTGGATTGCTAGTCGATCCGCAATTCGACCCGGCTTTTAAACAACTTCTCTTCACGCTGCCAGCTGAAACCTATTTGTATGAGCAGGTTCAGTCCGTCGATCCTCAGCAATTGCACTGGGCACGTAGAGGCTTTAAGTCAGCAGTGGCAAAAGCGCTTAAATCCGATTGGGCAAAGACCTACCGCTTACTCCAAACCTCAGCAAACTACAGCCCGGATGCCAAGAGTATGGGGCTGCGCGCTCTCAAAAATGATGCGCTCATGATGCTTGTAGAAACTAAGGACAGTCAATGGTGTGAGGTTGCCGAAGAGCAATACGAGCTGGCGAACAATATGACCGATCGCTTTGCGGCTTTACAGGCCCTTGTGTTTGCTCACGCACCACAGGCTGAGAATGCCTTGGCCGATTTTTATCAGCGTTTTGCCGAAGACCCGCTCGTAGTTGATAAGTGGTTTGCTTTGCAGGCTGCTCGACCCCCGCAAACTAAGGGTCAGTCTGCGCTTGGCTACGTTCAGGCGCTCATGCGTCATCCTGCTTTTCAGATGAATAACCCCAATCGGGTACGTAGCCTCATTCATGCATTTTGTTTGAGTAACCCAGGTGGATTTCATGCGGCCGATGGCGTGACCTATGCCTTTTGGGCCGAGCAAGTGATTGCACTTGATGAGATCAATCCCCAGGTAGCGGCACGACTCGCCCGTGGTTTAGACCGCTGGCGTCAGTTTGCACCGAGCTACCAAAGGCCGATGAAAGCGGCGCTAGGGACCATAGCAGCAGTTGGCCGCCTCTCTCCCGATGTGCGCGAGGTGGTCTCCAAAGCGTTGGCGAGCGCTGATCCCAGCAAGCCATAA